In Pan troglodytes isolate AG18354 chromosome 21, NHGRI_mPanTro3-v2.0_pri, whole genome shotgun sequence, one genomic interval encodes:
- the PRND gene encoding prion-like protein doppel, with protein sequence MRKHLSWWWLATVCMLLFSHLSAVQARGIKHRIKWNRKALPSTAQITEAQVAENRPGAFIKQGRKLDIDFGAEGNRYYEANYWQFPDGIHYNGCSEANVTKEVFVTGCINATQAANQGEFQKPDNKLHQQVLWRLVRELCSLKHCEFWLERGAGLRVTMHQPVLLCLLAFIWLMVK encoded by the coding sequence ATGAGGAAGCACCTGAGCTGGTGGTGGCTGGCCACTGTCTGCATGCTGCTCTTCAGCCACCTCTCTGCGGTCCAGGCGAGGGGCATCAAGCACAGAATCAAGTGGAACCGGAAGGCCCTGCCCAGCACTGCCCAGATCACTGAGGCCCAGGTGGCTGAGAACCGCCCGGGAGCCTTCATCAAGCAAGGCCGCAAGCTCGACATTGACTTCGGAGCCGAGGGCAACAGGTACTACGAGGCCAACTACTGGCAGTTCCCCGATGGCATCCACTACAACGGCTGCTCTGAGGCTAATGTGACCAAGGAGGTATTTGTCACCGGCTGCATCAATGCCACCCAGGCGGCAAACCAGGGGGAGTTCCAGAAGCCAGACAACAAGCTCCACCAGCAGGTGCTCTGGCGGCTGGTCCGGGAGCTCTGCTCCCTCAAGCATTGCGAGTTTTGGTTGGAGAGGGGCGCGGGACTTCGGGTCACCATGCACCAGCCAGTGCTCCTCTGCCTTCTGGCTTTCATCTGGCTCATGGTGAAATAA